GATCTGTCATTGGTGGCTTGCAGGGAGGCTTTATGGTAAATGGCAGCATCACCTGTATACTCAGGAGAGTCGGGGTCTGAATCTACATGTTTATAAAATTCAGCTAATCGCTGAGAAGCAGTATTGATGTTCAAGCCTGTAACTTCGTCATCATTAAGTTTGCAGTATTCGACTACAGCAGTGAACAAATCAGCTTTTTTGAAGATTCTTGCATCTGGTGTGAAACCAAGTTCTTCGATCAGAGAAAATGCAGATTTAATTTTACTGTTAACGGCCTCCTTTTTTGGGAATGACTCGCTATACAATTCGAGAAAAGTCTCCACATCGTTGTCGCGATTGAAATAGCCGGATAGCATAGTTGCCACCAAAACTATACAATAGCGGACATCTTGCATCCTGCGTATTTCAGCTGCAGAAAATACTCTGTAGCGCTCAAAGAAGTCGTCTGTCGCTAATTCCTCGCAAAAATCTTTGAATGCACCTGCATATCTGGAATTTCGAATTTCCATCGCATTTAGTCCATAAGATGTGGAGTTGATTTTCTCGAAAATCGTTTTGATTTCGCTGAGCTCCAATTTCCCTAAATCCCGAACGACAACCTCGTATTCTAGGAATTCCAATTTTTGATCGTCTGTTAATGCTTTGTAATCAGGCACTAGTGTTCCCAGTCTCAAATCGTCGCTGCCCATGAAGTATTGATGTAAAGTTGTCATGCGCTGCTGCCCGTCTACTAGCATTTCGATGCCGCGCCCTGTGTCTGTTTCTACATGGCCTGATGCGATGTAGATTTCAGGAAACGGGTAACCTTCTAGCACAGTTTTAATAAATTGAACCTTGTCTTTGTTGGACCATACCAGTCGGCGTTGAAATTCTGGGCGAGGATCCAATGTCTTGTCCGAAAGCGCGGTGAGAAGCACTCTTAATCTGCGGTTGCTTGCTGATGTTTTCATTATTTTAGCTTAGTTCGGCTTGGCATTCGCGTATGCAGGTGCACTGATATGATTCTAGAAAAGGCCATGAATGATAAAGGCCCGCTCTAATGCGAACCGAAGAAAACTTCCCTGATGCGCCAAGACCATTAAAAAACTCCCACCAGTCTCTAGATGCATCAAAGCTTCCTCCGGGTGGGAACAGGTCAGGTCTGATCCAGCCTTCAAAGAATTTAGGCAAAAACTTATCTTTTTTCGGCCAGTAACCTCCCTGTGAAAAGTAACGATGAAGTTCTGACCAAAATTTTTCAAATAGGGGTGCGCTTACGATCGCAAGATCAATGTCTGAAGTATCTCCGAAGTCTCCCCATCTTCGTGATGGCTTAATGCTGAATCCTAGTTTTGCGGATCCTACCATCACGACATCCGTAAAGTTTACTCGGAAGTGATCAGACACCTCCTCTTTAAGGGCAAAATGATAGTCCTCGTTAATAACAGCGCTCTGCCGGAGAATTATGTGGCGCCTAAAAATAGCCTCGGGCGTGAGAGTTGCTAGATCACGTTTAAATGCTTCCACCACAGAGATTTAGTAGGACTTGTGATTAAAACTCAATCACAAGAGTATGATTTGTTAATTAGAAGGCAGCCACACGCCCGGATCTCAGCCCGGGCGTGCGCTTCTCTCCTTCATTCCCGGCCTCTGGAAATGGCCTGCGCAGCCTTACTACCGACCGATGCCGGCCACTTGGCGCACTCGTTGCGGAATTGGCACCACGAGCACTGCATTCCGGGTTGCGGGTGATGCCGGCCCTCGGCGATGCCCTCTACGGCCGTATCGAGCATGCGAATGACTCGCTCCTTGCGCTGGCTGTCTGCCGGCGGAGCTGACACCCGGATAACCTGCGGTGCCTTGGTTTTGACCAAGTAGACCAGATCCAGCTTTGGGGGGGTCTCACCCACGGCTTCGAGCAGCAACTGGTAGCTCACCAGCTGGAGCTCGTGGTCGAGTCGGGCGTTATCCGAGTCGGGTTTGCTCGCAGCCGATTTGAAGTCGACTGGGCTGTAGTCCTCCTCCACTAGGTCAATGGCGCCCACTAGGGGCACGGAGAGCCCGGGGATGTCCTCCTTGAGGAGCACTTCCACGGCCCTTGGCTTGTCCTTGGGGGCCTCCGAGCTATCGAGATAGGCAGCGATGACCCGAAGACCATCCTGACGGCATTTCTGGCGCTTCTCCTCGCTCTGATAGCTGACGGGGCCTTCCTCGCGCTCAAGGCGCAGGAAGGCGTCCTCAAAGGCCGTGGCAGCAGCCTCTGGGCTGTCGTCGCCACCCCGCCAGCGGGCGAGGTGGAACGACTGCAGGGCCGCGTGGATGGCCTTGCCCAGATGGAGCGCCGGGGACGTCGGCCGGGGCAGGCAGGCTACCCGCTCGAAGTAGAATCTGAGCGAGCAGTTGAGATACGACTTCGCTGCCGTCGGGCTGATGTGGGTAGGCAGCATCCGGGGCAGTTCGGACTGCTCCTTAATGGCTTGGGTGGTGGCGATCATGCCGAGGCCCTCCCGTTCCTGCCCTTGTAGGCGTTTCGGCCGCCACGTCCCTGTCCATTGGACTGGGGGCGGTTGCCAGTGTTTTCTATGAGTTCGTCAATAAGACCCGAAGCTTCCACCTTATTGAGCTGCTTCACGCCCTTGCCGAAGCGCTGGCGGGCGAGATGGTCGACCTCATTGCGGTCTAGGTGGTGCTCGTCGACGAGCTTCAGGATCAGCTCCTTCTGCTTGTCGCTGCAGCGCCAGTGATCGGCGAGGGACGTGACCTTGCCGGATTCGGTCCGTGGGGCTTCGGGTTCCATGCCATAGTCGGCAGGAGGGACGAAGCCGGTGGCTTGGATCTGTTCGTCCACGTTGGACTGAAGCAGGTGGTAAATGCGCGCGGCTTCAGCCGGCACGTCATCAGTGGTCACCAGCTCGGTCTCGACGGAGACGCTGAATTGATGACTGGAATAGCCCGGGAGACCCAGGCGTTTGGAATAGTTGGCGATTAGTTTGATGGCCATAATGTTTGGTTGGTTGTGGTTTGGGGTTGTGGGTTCATGGAAAGCTGGGCCCGTACACGACGAAGAGCCCGGCGTAGTGCCGGGCTCTTCGTCGGTCGGGGTTGTGTTGAGTTAAGCCCGGGTTAACTCGGGCTGGAGCCCTTAGTGGCGGGCGCGGTTATATCCTCGGCAACACGTAATGCCGGGGATTTTGATGAGCCGAGAGCTTGGCGAAGCAGGTCATCGGCGAGTTTGGTCATCGGCTTCTTTAAGCGCTGTCCCTCCCGGTAGAGGGCACGGACAACGTCATCAGAGAGCCGGGGTGTATACAGGTTGCGTGGCATGACATGTATTTAGGTTCACCATCTGCGCCAATTACTTGCCACCACTAGCACCGTAAAGATGACGATGGCGATGAGGATGGGCGCGATGAATTCAGCGAGGATGGATAGTGCAATTCCCGCGAACGCGAGAAGTGCGAACACCATCACGACGGTCTTAGCGGTCATGGTCGATTAGGTCCGGGTTTCTGGCCTTCTTCACAGGGCGCGGACGGACCATCTCATAGAGCGAAATAGGCAAGAGGGCGAAGTAGAGCCCCCATCCAAAACTATCGATGATGGAGCCGACGATCCACGTTGTGAGAGCCAGATACAGCAGGCGGTTGATG
This window of the Candidatus Obscuribacterales bacterium genome carries:
- a CDS encoding DUF262 domain-containing protein, whose product is MKTSASNRRLRVLLTALSDKTLDPRPEFQRRLVWSNKDKVQFIKTVLEGYPFPEIYIASGHVETDTGRGIEMLVDGQQRMTTLHQYFMGSDDLRLGTLVPDYKALTDDQKLEFLEYEVVVRDLGKLELSEIKTIFEKINSTSYGLNAMEIRNSRYAGAFKDFCEELATDDFFERYRVFSAAEIRRMQDVRYCIVLVATMLSGYFNRDNDVETFLELYSESFPKKEAVNSKIKSAFSLIEELGFTPDARIFKKADLFTAVVEYCKLNDDEVTGLNINTASQRLAEFYKHVDSDPDSPEYTGDAAIYHKASLQATNDRS
- a CDS encoding PD-(D/E)XK nuclease family protein, giving the protein MIATTQAIKEQSELPRMLPTHISPTAAKSYLNCSLRFYFERVACLPRPTSPALHLGKAIHAALQSFHLARWRGGDDSPEAAATAFEDAFLRLEREEGPVSYQSEEKRQKCRQDGLRVIAAYLDSSEAPKDKPRAVEVLLKEDIPGLSVPLVGAIDLVEEDYSPVDFKSAASKPDSDNARLDHELQLVSYQLLLEAVGETPPKLDLVYLVKTKAPQVIRVSAPPADSQRKERVIRMLDTAVEGIAEGRHHPQPGMQCSWCQFRNECAKWPASVGSKAAQAISRGRE